A window from Salvia miltiorrhiza cultivar Shanhuang (shh) chromosome 2, IMPLAD_Smil_shh, whole genome shotgun sequence encodes these proteins:
- the LOC131012339 gene encoding 8-hydroxyquercetin 8-O-methyltransferase-like: MAFPNAVDSTQEFLDAQTHVWNLTFNYINSMSLKSALLLGIPDIIHKHGKPITLSQLADALSINNAKSHGLYRLMRFLVHSRIFDKVNISDDEEEAYSLTTTSRLLLRDEPLSFAPFALAMTDPIIVDPFHNVMEWFKDESPSPFVTRNGMNFWENANKDKNFNQVFNKGMASDARFVGSILVDKCKHVFEGLKTVVDVGGGTGTVAKIVADAFSGLKCVVLELPHVVAGLEGSENLSFVSGDMFDSIPSADAVFLKWIFHDWGDEDSIKILEKCKEAILPSKENGGKVIIVEMVVDCEKQEDDTIETQLSMDMLMMTVVTGKQRTEKEWAKLFSAAGFQNYKITPILGLRSVIEVFP, translated from the exons ATGGCGTTTCCTAATGCAGTAGATTCCACCCAAGAATTTCTGGATGCTCAAACCCATGTTTGGAATCTCACTTTCAACTACATAAATTCCATGTCTCTAAAGTCCGCTCTTCTATTAGGCATACCCGATATCATTCACAAACACGGCAAGCCTATCACACTTTCTCAGCTGGCCGACGCCCTCTCCATCAACAATGCCAAATCCCACGGCCTCTACCGCCTCATGCGATTTCTAGTCCATTCCAGAATCTTCGACAAGGTGAACATCTCCGACGACGAGGAAGAGGCTTACTCGCTCACTACGACTTCGCGTCTCTTGCTGAGAGACGAGCCCTTGAGCTTCGCCCCTTTTGCGCTCGCTATGACTGATCCCATCATTGTGGATCCGTTCCATAATGTGATGGAATGGTTCAAAGATGAAAGCCCATCTCCATTCGTCACGAGAAATGGGATGAATTTCTGGGAAAATGCAAACAAGGATAAGAATTTTAATCAAGTGTTCAATAAGGGAATGGCTAGCGATGCAAGGTTTGTGGGAAGCATTCTTGTTGACAAATGCAAGCATGTTTTTGAGGGTCTGAAAACAGTAGTGGATGTGGGCGGCGGTACCGGCACGGTGGCGAAGATCGTTGCAGACGCCTTTTCCGGCTTGAAATGCGTCGTGCTCGAGCTCCCCCACGTCGTTGCCGGACTTGAGGGATCTGAGAATCTGAGCTTTGTTAGTGGAGACATGTTTGACTCCATTCCTTCTGCTGATGCAGTTTTTCTCAAG TGGATATTTCACGACTGGGGCGATGAAGATTCTATTAAGATTCTGGAAAAATGTAAAGAAGCAATACTTCCAAGCAAAGAAAATGGTGGGAAAGTGATAATTGTGGAAATGGTTGTGGATTGTGAGAAACAAGAAGATGATACCATTGAAACTCAGCTCTCTATGGATATGCTAATGATGACTGTGGTTACTGGAAAGCAGAGAACTGAGAAAGAGTGGGCAAAGCTCTTTTCTGCTGCTGgctttcaaaattataaaatcacTCCTATTTTAGGATTGAGGTCAGTAATCGAAGTATTTCCGTAA